The Pseudoxanthomonas sp. Root65 sequence GCACGCTGGGCGCCCCCGAAAGTACTGCCCCCGCAATGAGCGATCCGCGCCTGGAAGCCCTGCAGCACGCCGTCCCGGCGCTGCGCCTGAAGACCGATCCTGCCGATCTCGAGCACTATGGCCGCGACTGGACCCGGCGCTGGACGCCGGCGCCGCTGGCCATCGCGCTGCCGGTCACGGTCGAGGAAGTGCAGGCCGTCGTGCGTTGGGCGAACGAGCATCGGGTCGCCGTGGTGCCCTCGGGCGGACGTACCGGCCTGTCCGGCGGTGCGGTCGCCACGAACGGCGAACTTGTGCTGAGCCTGGAGCGGATGAACCAGGCGCTGGAGTTCAATGCGGTGGACCGCACGCTGACCGTGCAAGCCGGCATGCCGCTGGAAGCCGTACACAATGCGGCACGTGAGCATGGGCTGGTCTACCCGGTGGACTTCGCCGCACGCGGCTCCTGCGCGATCGGCGGCAACATCGCCACCAACGCCGGTGGCATCCGCGTGATCCGCTACGGCAACACGCGCGAGTGGATCGCCGGCCTGAAGGTCGTCACCGGCGTCGGCGACGTGCTCGAGCTCAACAAGGCGCTGATCAAGAATTCCAGCGGCTACGACCTGCGCCACCTGTTCATCGGTTCCGAGGGCACGCTGGGGATCGTGGTCGAAGCCACCGTGCGTCTTACCGATCCGCCGCCGCCGACCAACGTCATGCTGCTGGCGCTGCCCTCGTTCGAGGTATTGATGCAGGTATTCGCCGCGTTCCGCGAACGCCTGCAACTGGAGGCCTTCGAGTTCTTCACCGACCGCGCGCTGCAGCACGTGCTGGCGCATGGCGCGCAGAAGCCGTTCGACGAGATCCATCCGTACTACGTGGTCACCGAGTTCGCCATCGGCGACGAGGCGAAGGAAGCGGCGGCGATGGCGGCCTTCGAGGCCTGCATGGAGCAGGGCTGGGTCAGCGACGGCGTGATCAGCCAGTCCGATGCGCAGGCCGCGCAGCTGTGGCGCCTGCGTGAGGGCATCACCGAGGCACTGGCGCGGTACGTGCCGTACAAGAACGACGTGTCGGTGCGCATCTCGGCGATGCCGGCCTTCCTGGCCCAGACACAGGCGCTGCTGGGCGAGGCCTATCCGCAGTTCGAGGTGGTGTGGTTCGGCCACATCGGCGACGGCAACCTGCACATCAACGTGCTGAAGCCCGAGGGCATGGAGAACGCGGACTTCGTCACCCAGTGCGAGCAGGTCACCAAGCTGCTGGCGGCCTCGCTGACACGCCACCAGGGCAGCATCTCGGCCGAGCACGGCATCGGCCTGGTCAAGAAGGGCTATCTGGAAAGTACGCGCAGCGCCGGCGAAATCGCGGTGATGCGCGGCATCAAGCAGGTGCTGGACCCGAACGGACTGATGAATCCGGGCAAGCTGTTCGACACCTGAGACGGCTGCCGGATTCAGCCTTGCGGGATCGATTGCAGGTAGTCTTTGCACACCCGCCGACCGCGGCATTCCCCCGTTTGGAAACTCCATGTCCCGATTGATCCTGGCCGGCGTGTTGCTGGCATTCTCCGTGCCGGCGCTGGCTGGCAGCTTCGCCGGTTCTTCCGCCGGCGCGTCCTCGGCCGGCTCGTCGGCCTCGTCCGGCAGCTCGTCCGGCGACGACAAGGTCGTCGTGCAGGCGCGCGAAGACGCCGCCAGCTTCGTCGCCACCGAAGGCCGCATCCGCGGCGCGCAGCTGGAAGCCGCGTTGCGTCACCTGCGCGAGAAGGATGAAGCCGCTCGCAAGGCCAGCGACATGCAGCTGGCGCAGGCCATCCTGGCCCGCTGATGCAGCGGCGTCGGCCCCGGGGCCGGCGCATCGCCGCGCTCCTGCTGTGGGGGTGGTTCGGCGCGGCCGCTACGCCGGCGGCCGCGCTCGGCATCGATCCGGGCCGTCTTTCCGCGGACGATCTCGCGGCCACGCAGGCGCTGGTGGACGACGTCCTGCCGCGATTGCCGACCACATGGCGCGACGGCCTGCCGGCAGGCCTCGTCCTGCAGTGGCGCGACGATCTGCCGGCACATGTCGCCGGACGGCGGGTGGGCGACCGCGTACTGCTTCCACGCCGCTTGCTGGAGACGTGGAAGACGCGCGACTCGCTGGCACCCGACGATGCGTCGGTGCTCGTGGTGCGCCAGGCGCTGGTGCATGAACTGGCCCACAGCTACGACCGCGCACGGCGCAATATCCTGTCCGGCGATCCGCGCCTGCGCGACCTGGCGGGATGGCAGCGCAGCGTGCTCCCGCTGGCCGGCCGCCGCTCGCGCAACGACTTCGTCGCGCGGACTCCCGATCCGTACGAACGCGAGCGCCCGGCCGAGTTCGTGGCGGTGAACCTCGAGCATTTCGTGCTCGACCCGGACTACGGATGCCGGCGTCCGGCACTACATCGCCATTTCGCCACGCACTTCGGCATGCCACCGGCGGTGGAAGCGTGTGCGCCCGGCCTGCCGTTCCTGGAGGCCGATGCCGACGCCAGCGATGCCTCGCTGCTCGCACTGGATCCATCGCGCGTCTACGCGATCGACTACCTGCTGGCCGAAGGCAACACGCAGGCGATGAGCCGCTGGGGCCACAGCATGCTCAGGCTGGTGATCTGTGCGCCCGGCCGCGTGCCGGGACCCGACTGCCGCTTCGACCTGGCGCACCACCGCGTGCTGTCGTTCCGCGCCTTTGTCGGCGACGTGCAGATCTCGGGCTGGCGGGGACTGACGGGCTCCTATCCCTCGCGGCTGTTCCTGCTGCCGCTCGATCAGGTGATCGAGGAATACACCCGGGTCGAGCTGCGCGGGCTGCGGTCGATCCCGTTGCGGCTGGATGACGTGGAGATCGCTTCGCTGTTGGAGCGTGCCGCCCAGTTGCACTGGAGTTACGACGGGCGCTACTACTTCATCAGCAACAACTGCGCAGTGGAAACCTGGAAGCTGCTGCACGACGGCGTGCCAAGGCTGGCGGGGGAATCGCTCGCCAGCATCACGCCCACCGGGTTGCTGAAGAAACTGGAACGCCGCGGCATCGCGGACGCCGGTGTGCTCGATGACGCTGATGAAGCGCGAAGACTTGGTTACTACTTCGAGCCGTTAAGCGCGCGCTACGACGCGCTGTTCGCGGTCGCCCGGGAGTCGCTGGCGTTGCCCCAGCAGGATGCGCAGGCGTGGCTGGCGCTGTCGCCCATCGAACGCGCGGCATGGTTGCCGAAGGCCGACCTGCGGACCAGCGCGGCATTGCTGGTGCTGGAGACTGCCGCGCAACGCCGACAGCAATTGCTGCTCCGCGACCATCTCAAGCGCCACTACCTGGGTCGCGACG is a genomic window containing:
- a CDS encoding FAD-binding oxidoreductase, which codes for MSDPRLEALQHAVPALRLKTDPADLEHYGRDWTRRWTPAPLAIALPVTVEEVQAVVRWANEHRVAVVPSGGRTGLSGGAVATNGELVLSLERMNQALEFNAVDRTLTVQAGMPLEAVHNAAREHGLVYPVDFAARGSCAIGGNIATNAGGIRVIRYGNTREWIAGLKVVTGVGDVLELNKALIKNSSGYDLRHLFIGSEGTLGIVVEATVRLTDPPPPTNVMLLALPSFEVLMQVFAAFRERLQLEAFEFFTDRALQHVLAHGAQKPFDEIHPYYVVTEFAIGDEAKEAAAMAAFEACMEQGWVSDGVISQSDAQAAQLWRLREGITEALARYVPYKNDVSVRISAMPAFLAQTQALLGEAYPQFEVVWFGHIGDGNLHINVLKPEGMENADFVTQCEQVTKLLAASLTRHQGSISAEHGIGLVKKGYLESTRSAGEIAVMRGIKQVLDPNGLMNPGKLFDT
- a CDS encoding DUF2388 domain-containing protein codes for the protein MSRLILAGVLLAFSVPALAGSFAGSSAGASSAGSSASSGSSSGDDKVVVQAREDAASFVATEGRIRGAQLEAALRHLREKDEAARKASDMQLAQAILAR
- a CDS encoding DUF4105 domain-containing protein; this encodes MQRRRPRGRRIAALLLWGWFGAAATPAAALGIDPGRLSADDLAATQALVDDVLPRLPTTWRDGLPAGLVLQWRDDLPAHVAGRRVGDRVLLPRRLLETWKTRDSLAPDDASVLVVRQALVHELAHSYDRARRNILSGDPRLRDLAGWQRSVLPLAGRRSRNDFVARTPDPYERERPAEFVAVNLEHFVLDPDYGCRRPALHRHFATHFGMPPAVEACAPGLPFLEADADASDASLLALDPSRVYAIDYLLAEGNTQAMSRWGHSMLRLVICAPGRVPGPDCRFDLAHHRVLSFRAFVGDVQISGWRGLTGSYPSRLFLLPLDQVIEEYTRVELRGLRSIPLRLDDVEIASLLERAAQLHWSYDGRYYFISNNCAVETWKLLHDGVPRLAGESLASITPTGLLKKLERRGIADAGVLDDADEARRLGYYFEPLSARYDALFAVARESLALPQQDAQAWLALSPIERAAWLPKADLRTSAALLVLETAAQRRQQLLLRDHLKRHYLGRDAPADIAPALQALRAWLGDTGFISRPSELLPQGYGLPQAAERERITEEARLRLARLREQDGRLREELERWLPADQRDVLHGIEANLETIGVRLRNP